The Sulfurospirillum sp. UCH001 genome segment TGGTTGGTCAAGTCATAACAAATACTCTCTCCTAGGGGCAATGCGAGCAGGAGCGCAAGTTATCAGTTATGAAGCGGCAATGGGGCTTTCATTGGTTTCTGTACTTATTACCTATGGCTCCATTCACTTAGGCGACATCGTGACATATCAGGGGCAACTGCTCTTTGGATTTATTCCTGCGTGGGGTATTATCATTCAGCCTATCGCTGCACTCATTTTTATTATTACGGCATTTGCTGAGGCTAACCGTACACCATTTGATTTGGCTGAAGGCGAGAGTGAAATCGTAGGTGGTTTTCATACTGAATATAGCGCTATGCGATTTGGACTCTTTTTCGTGGGCGAATATGTTGCGATGAGCGCATCAAGCGCATTGATCGTGACACTTTTCTTAGGTGGGTATCATCTGCCGTATCTCAATACCCAAACCTTACAATCGTATATGCCTTTTATTTTAATGTGTATTATGGTTGCTCTTCCTCTTGGAAGCTGGTCTGCAATGCGCTGGATTAAAAAACATAATAGGTGGCATAAAGCGGGTGATGTCAGAAACCATGAGAGTGCTTTTTTACAAAAAGGCTTAATTGGCATCAATGTTCTTGTTATAGCAGGGCTTGGCTTCCTTCTGTTTTCAGGTCTTAGTGAAACATCTACTAACGTTGCGACAGCAATCATTCAAATCACTACATTTGCATTAAAACTACTTTTTATGAACTTTATTTTTGTGTGGGTACGTTGGACATTGCCTCGTTTTCGTTATGATCAACTGCAAATGCTCGGTTGGAAAGTTTTGATGCCTTTAGCACTGGCAAATATCTTTATCAGCGCAATTATCGTTGTGGTTAGGGGGATGTAAATGGGCATTAAAATCGTTCCACGCCATGGTGGTACCCTCAAAGAAAAACTTTATTTACCTGCCATTTTTGGCGGTATGAAAACCACACTTTCTCATCTGTTTACCAATCTTGGAGATACACCAGACATTAAAACCATCAATTACCCAGAAGAGATGCCTCATGACATTAATGAACGCTACCGTGGGGTGCATCGTCTGACCAAACGGGAAGATGGCAGTGTACGATGCGTGGCCTGTTTTATGTGTGCTACCGCGTGTCCTGCTGAGTGCATTTTTATTGAAGCGGAAGAGAGAAGTGATGGGGTCGATGAAAAGATGCCAAAACGTTTTGATATCGACCTTTTAGAATGTGTCTTTTGTGGTGGATGTGTCGAGGCGTGCCCGTGCGATGCCATTCGTATGGATAGCGGAATTTTTAGTTTCATTGGTAAAAAACGAGAAGATTTTGTGTTAAATAAAGAGCAACTTTTAGCGCATGAGGAGAAAAAAGCATGATAGATATACTCTTTTTGTTGCTCAGCTTTTTTGCCATTTTAGGCGCTGTGGGTATGGTCAGTTTTCATCAGCCTGTGCACAGTGCGCTTAGTCTTATTTTAACTATTATCGCTCTTGCGGGGCTTTTTGCCCTTTTAAGCGCTTCGTTTTTATTTATGGTGCAGATCATCATCTACGCAGGTGCGATTTTGACACTTTTTATTTTTATCATTATGTTCCTCAATGTCAAAGAGGCAAACCTGCCGAAAGAGCCCAATAAAAATATTACGCTTTTTCTAGGCTCCATTGCTCTTTTACCTATCAATTTTTTGATTTTGCGTGCCTTTTATAAAATGCCACTCTTAACAGAGCCATTGGAGCACGATTTTGGTAAGATCAAACCATTAGGTATGGAGCTTTTCACACAATGGCTACTTCCCTTTGAGTTGATTTCAATTTTACTGCTTGTTGCCCTCATCGGTGCAGTTGTATTTGGACGAAAGGAAGAAGCATGATCGCTAACTCTCTTTTTATGTATATCACTGTTGCGATGATTCTTTTTTCTATTGGCCTGTTAGGTGTCATTAGCCGTAAAAATATCTTTGTGATTTATATGTCAATTGAGCTGATGCTCAATGCGATTAATCTTATTTTTATCGCCCTAAGTAACTACCATCACGATATGGGTGGGCAAGTACTTGCTATGTTTGTCATTGCGATTGCCGCGGCAGAAGCAGGAGTCTTTTTATCGCTCATTATTGTCTTGTATCGTCGTAAAAAAACGCTTGATTCGGATATCTTTAGAACCCTTTCTCAAAAGGAGGCAGTATGAGTGTCATTCTTGCATTCATTGTTCTTGCTCCTTTACTTTCTTCTGTCCTCATTGGGCTTTTGTATATGTTCTCCATTACAAAAAAACCTTTACGAAAACGATGGTTCACTATTCCCGCACTTTTCGCACCGTTTATTAGTTTTGTGCTAGGGCTCAGTGGCTTTTTGTACGTTGCAAAATACGATATACCGCTTCATTTTCAGCCCTATTTGTGGCTTGGCGTGGGCGAGTACAAAATCTATATGGGTTTTTTAGGCGATAAACTCTCTTTGTTTATGGTGCTCTTTATCACCTTTGTGGGCTGGCTCATTCACCTTTATGCGACGTCTTATATGAGCGAAGATAAGGGCTATGGAAAGTTCTTTTTTTATTTCAATCTGTTCCTAAGCTCGATGCTTTTGCTCGTGCTCGCAGATGGACCTTTGATTATGTTTATTGGTTGGGAAGGAGTAGGACTTTGTTCGTACCTGCTCATTAGTTTTTATTTTCAAGACAATGCCAATGTCGTTGCAGGCAATAAAGCGTTTATCGTCAACCGTGTGGGTGATCTTGGCTTTTTAATCGGACTTGCGATTCTATTTTTTTACTGCTCTGATACAGGCTTTAGTTATGCAACCATTGCTGCTAAGATCAGCACCATGCCACTTTGGCTTATGGAGCTTGTAGGCATTGCGCTCTTTATCGGCGCGATGGGAAAATCGGCTCAGATACCTCTGTATGTGTGGCTACCTGATGCAATGGCAGGACCAACCCCTGTTTCAGCACTGATTCATGCAGCAACGATGGTGACAGCCGGTGTTTACATGGTCGCTCGTTTTGCTTTCTTGTACGAACTTATCCCCACTATTGGGCTTTTTATCGCGTATATTGGTGCGTTTAGTGCATTGTTCGCTGCTATCATCGCTACAAAGCAAAGTGATATTAAAAAGATTTTAGCCTATTCAACAATGTCTCAACTAGGGTATATGTTTATCGCCGTTGGTTTGGGTGCTTACAGTAGTGCGCTTTTTCATGTCTTTACGCACGCCTTTTTTAAAGCTCTTCTTTTTATGGGTGCAGGTGCAGTAATCGTCGCATTACACCATGAGCAAAATATCTTCAAGATGGGCAAAATGCGTCATGTTACTCCTGTGGTCTATATGAGTATGCTGATCGCTACGTTAGCGATTAGCGGTATTCCTCCTTTTGCGGGGTTTTTCAGTAAAGATGAGATTTTATTGGTTGCATTTAATAGTGGTGAGTACCTTATTTGGGGCATTGCTGTGTGCAGTGCGGTCCTCACGGCATACTATATGTTCAGACTCTTTTTTGTGGTCTTTGAGGGCAAAAACGCCAAACATACCCACCATCCTCATGATGTCTCGTGGGTGATGAAAGCACCTTTGGTTGTTTTGTCATTTGGTTCGCTTCTTGCAGGTTTTGTAGGCTTACCTTCGCTTTTAGGTGGAAGTCATCTCATCGGTACTTGGTTAGGAGAATGGGGCATGAGGGCAATGCATGTTAGCCATGAAACTGAGTGGTGGTTACTCGCACTTAATGTTGCTATCTCACTGTTGGGTATTGGTATTGCCTATAAAAAATTTAGTGCGTATGACTTTTCAAAACATCAAGAAGTGACAAAAGGTGTTGTCTATAACAAATTCTATGTGGACGAAGTCTATGACTTTTTATTTGTACGTTCTATTAAAAAACTGAGTGAATTTTTTGCAGTAAATTTGGATGTGAATATTGTTGATCGCTTTATTATGGGACTGAGTTATGGGGTTATTAAACTAGGGCATCTTGTTGCTCTTGTGCAAAATGCGCATGTACGGCTTTATGCACTTATTATGATGTTGGGCATTAGTGCGGCATCATGCTATTTGATTTATGTATTAGGGTAGAACATGAGTATAGGTATTCTTTCCATCATTATCTTTTTACCGATGATTAGCGCTTTTTTGCTGATGATTATTCCTCTTTCTTCTCGTCCAACTCGTAATATTGCATTTGGTGTTTCTCTTGTTATTTTTGCACTTGCTCTTTATATCTACGCCCATTTTGAACTGACAGGGACACTGCAATTTAAAGAATTTTATCCGTGGATTAAGAGTTATGGGATTTCCTACAGTTTGGGTATTGATGGTTTTTCACTCATTATTTTGATGCTTATTGCAACACTCATTCCTAGTGCGTACCTGCTTCTTTGGAATAATGCACGCTCTAAAAGTTACTGGATCAATATGCTCTTCATTCAATCAGGAATCAGTGGTACACTCTTTTCACTTGATCTCTTTTTGTTTTACTTTTTTTGGGAAGCGATGTTGTTGCCTGTTTTTATGATAATCGGTCTTTTTGGCTCGGGCAATCGCGTCTTTTCTACACTTAAGATTACGATTTATACTATTATGGGTTCACTCTTTATGTTCGTGAGTATCCTTTATTTGGGCGTTGCACACTACTATGAATTTGGCATGTGGAGTTTTGCACTTTCAGATTTAATAAACATCACTACAATTGCACGTGAACACAAAATCTTGCTTTTCTTTGGGTTTATGCTTGCATTTGCTATCAAAATTCCACTTTTTCCATTTCACTCTTGGTTGCTTCAAACCTACTCTAACTCTCCAACGGGTGGTGTTTTCTTGCTTTCATCCATCATGGCAAAGTTGGGTGTCTATGCGCTTGTTCGCTTTATGATTCCTCTTTTCCCAGACCTTTTTGTAGAATTTTCCGCTTATTTTGTAGCGTTAGGGATTTTTGGATTGGTCTATTTTGGTATTGCTGCAATTTGTCAAATGAATATTAAAAAGATGTTTGCTTACTCTTCCGCTTCACATTTAGGACTTATCACTGCGGGTGTTTTTGCTTTGAATGTTCAAGGTATGATGGGAAGCTCTTTTTTAATCGTTGCACATGCTATCGCGACTGGCGGACTCTTTTTGCTAGTGGGTGTGATGGAGCGACATCTTGGCATTCGCTCGTTAAGTGCACTCGGAGGCATTGCCACTAAAGCACCGTGGTTTACACTCTATTTTGCCATTATGCTCTTTTGTACCGTAGGTATCCCTGGAACCAATGGGTTTGTCGCAGAACTTTTAATCGTACTGGGAATTTTCCACTATAACCCTTATCTTGGTGTGTTGTCGGCTCTTACAGTGCTTGTGGCGGCTAGCTATATGTTCTGGGTTTTTCAAAAAGCTGTTTTAGTTAAAAGTGATAACGATGTTTCACAAATGAAAGATTTAAGTGCACATGAGATCATAGGACTCTTCCCACTTGCCTTTTTGATTTTAGCGATGGGTGTTTACCCCGATCTGTTTTTATATAAAATCGAGCCTACGTTGCAGTACTATCTGCTCGACATTTTACATGTAGGAGTTCAGTGATGCAATGGGTACAACTAGGCTATCTTTTGCCACTCATCATTGTCGGTGCTGGAGCGATCCTCTTAATGCTTCTTTCTCCATTGGAAAAGATAACGATGGAGCGTTTTTCGCTCTTTACATCTCTTATCTTACTATTGGCATTGGGAGCTGATTTTTACTATTTTGGAAAGCTTTTTACGGCCTTTCCAATGCAAGAAATTTTCTCTAAAATGTTGATTGTTGACAGTTATTCGGTCTATTTTGATGCCATCATTTTAAGTGGTGCTTTGGTTACTGCGCTAATTGGAACACACTATTTTCAAGATAAACGCCATTTCAAAAAAGAGTTCTTCTCTCTTTTTCTTTTCTCTGTATTTGGCATGATGTTTTTAGTTCATGCCAATGAGCTTTTAACGGCATTCATCGCTCTAGAAATAGCATCATTAGCACTTTACGTGATGATAGGTTTTCAAAAGATTCATGATAAACGTGTGGAAGCGAGTTACCAGTACTTAGTGCTTGGCTCGATCTCCGGAGCATTTTTTCTTTTGGGCTCTGCATTTATTTATGCGGGACTTGGTACGACCATCTTGGGCGATATGGGCAAAACACTGGATCTTTTGATAGGAAAGGACGTTTCACTCATCATCATTGGTAGTACATTTGTTCTGGTGACCTTCTTGTTTAAAATCTCAGCATTTCCTTTTCAAAACTGGACGATCGATGTATATGATGGCTCACCACTTCCTGTAACGGCATTTATGGCGGCAACGTTTAAAGTAGCTATTTTTGGGTTTGTGCTTCGTTTGATGCTCATCGACCTTGACCCAATTCGTGACATTTGGGACACTCTGTTCATTGTTGTTATTCTTGCGACACTTTTATATGGAACTTTTTTAGCGATTATCCAAGAGAGTTTAAAACGAATGCTCGCTGCTTCAAGTATTGTGCATACGGGTTATTTATTGATCGCATTTGTTTCCATTGGTTATGCAGGAGAGAGTGCTTCTTCTTCCATCATCTACTACTTAGTAGCCTACTTTCTCTCAGCAATGGGGGCATTTGGACTTATTTCGTATATTGCTGCCGATGAGCATATTCGTGTAAAGTATGAGGATTTTAGGGGATTTGCACATGTGCATCCTTATATGGCGGCGATGCTGAGCATCTTTATGCTCTCCTTAGCAGGCATACCAAGTACTATCGGCTTTGTCGGTAAGTTTTACATCTTCACAGGTGCGATTGAAGCGGGTTATACCTTCTTAGCAGTGTGCGGCATCATCGCAACGTTTATCTCTATTTACTACTACTTTAAGCTTATTGCACTGATGTACTTTTACCCTGCGTGTGAGTCGGAGTGGGATCACGTACCAAGTCTAAAAGGCATTACTCCAATTACGATTGGATTTATTGCAATCGCCATTATTTGGGGTGGTATTGGTAATACCTTTATCGCTTACTTCCCAGGCGTTGACTTCTTAATAGAGAGTGCGAGACTTTCGTATATGTCGTTGTTTATCAAATAGCCTTTATACCAAAGGCTATTTAAGTAACGCTTCAAATTCTTCAGGAAATTTCTTCAAATAACTCTGCGCGATAAAAGCCACAGAAGGTGCAAAAACGCAGATGGTTTTACCATTGAGCATATCGCAGGCATCAAGGATGGTTTGGTAGTCTTCTTTATTTCCTCTGCCTGCTAAAATCTTAGCTAAGATATGATCAACCCAGCCTGTACCTTCCCGACATGGGGTACATTGACCGCAAGATTCATGGTGGTAAAACTCAAAGAGGTTTTTCATCACTTCGGGAATAGAAACAGTTTCATCCATGACGATCATACCACCCGTTCCAAGGGCGGAACCATGTGCTTTGAGGCTTTCGTAGTCCAGTGTGATATCTTCGATCTCATCAGCTCTTAGTATTTGCACCGATGAACCACCGGGAATAATGGCTTTGAGTTTTTTGCCATCTTTAATACCGCCGCAAAGGTCGTAAATAACCTCTTTCATAGACGTTCCATAAGGCAGTTCATAAACTCCTGGTTGCTCCACATGCCCACTGATACCAAAAAGCATCGTACCAGGAGACTCTTTCGTACCATACATTTGGTAAGCGCCATACCCTTCATTGATGATGTAAGGAACACTGGCGATGGTCTCAACATTGTTCACCACCGTTGGATTACCAAAAAACCACTCAGGCTCTTTGCCTTTAGGCTTCAGTCTTGGATGCCCTCGTTTGCCCTCTAAAGATTCTAAAAGAGCGGTTTTCTCACCGCAGATGTACGCACCTGCTCCTTTGTGAACGGTGATATCTAAAGCATACTCATGTCCTAAAATACTTTTCCCTAAAATGCCTGCTGCATAAGCTTCATCAATAGCATGTTGCAAACGGTTCATCCAAAAGACATACTCACCGCGAATGTAGACATACGCATGGTGCGCGCCAATGGCGTAGGAAGAACAGATGATACCCTCAATGAGTAAATGCGGGTCAAACTCCAAAATCTGACGGTCTTTAAAGGTTCCTGGTTCTCCCTCATCGGCATTGATAACAAGGTAAACAGGTTTAGTGTTGTTTTTAGGGATAAGTCGCCACTTCTCTCCTGTGTGTGCCCCACCTCCGCCTTTGCCTCGAAGTCCGCTTTTTTCAACTTCACTGGTGACTTCATCGGGGCTCATAGAAAAGAGTTTTTCTAAAGAAGCATATCTACCATTTTCTCTCGCTACTGGCAGAGTATAGGCTTCTGGTATATCAAAGTTTTTACTGACCAGTTTAACGACCATTTTGAAGCTCCTCTAAAAGAGCATCGAGCTTTTCAACGGTCAGATTTTCGATGTAGTCATCATTGAGGCGCATACAAGGACTTGTACCACATGATCCTAAACACTCGACCAAAGAGAGAGTGAATTTACCATCTTGGCTTGTTTCGCCAGCTTTAATGCCAAGGCGATTTTGTAAATGTTCTTGCAACGTTTTAGAACCAGCCAACATACATGAAAGTGTTTTGCATAATTGCAGATGGTAGGTTCCGATGGGTTGAAGGTTGAACATCGTGTAAAATGAAGCAACGGAGTAAACATCCATTGCTGAACATTCTAGTTTTTTGGCAATGTAACTCATTGCATCTAAGCTAATCCAGCCTTCTTGGTACTGTACCATCCATAACGAGGGGAGCATTAAGGAGTTTTTGTTAGGGTAGCGCTCTAATAGCGCATTAAATTTTTCCTCATTGGCGTGATTGAATGAAAAGGTATTCATCGATCCAACTCTCCTGCGATGATATTGAGACTTCCTAAGGTTAAAACAGCATCGGCAATCATACTTCCTTCGATGATGCGTGGATACGCAGCCATTGCATAAAAGCAAGGAGGTCGTACTTTCACTTTATAAGGAGTGCCACTCCCATCACTGATAATAAAAAAGCCAAGTTCTCCATTAGCTCCTTCGATAGCACGGTAATACTCCATTGGTGGAACTTTAACACCTTCATAAATGAGCTTGAATTGGTTCATCAACCCTTCGATGTTTGAGTAAACCTCTTTTTTAGACGGCAAAGAAATCGCATGATCTTGTACGCAAATAGGGCCTTCTGGAAGCCTTTGCATCGCTTGATGGATAATACGTGTACTTTGACGTATTTCTTCAAAGCGCACCATCATTCTATCGTACACATCTCCGACACTACCAAGGGCTATGTCAAAGTCAAAGGTCTCGTAGTGATAATACGGTGCAGTGACTCTCAGGTCATAAGCAATTCCAGATGCTCTAAGATTGGGACCGCTAAGACCACGGTTGATGGCATCTTCTTTGGTGATAATACCTACATTTTGTGTTCTATCGTGGAAAATGCGGTTGTGTTCGATGAGCTTGAGTGTTTCACCCACACCTTGCTCGATTTCTTTAAGGCAAACGCTTAAGTCATGCTCAAAACCATCGTATAAGTCATGACTCATACCGCCAATGCGCATATACGAATTTGTCAGGCGCGCCCCAGTTAATTTAGAGAGGAGGTCATACACTTTTTCACGTGGATTGTAAAGGTACCAGTAGTTGGTAAGTGCGCCCATATCGACTAAAATAGCAGCTAAACAGACTAAATGATCGATGATACGTGAAAGCTCACCGATGATAACGCGAATAAACTTGGCACGTTCAGGTAAATCAACCCCTAAAATACCCTCAACAGCATGAGCAAAACCGATGTTGTTCAGAATAGCGGAGCAGTAATTAAGCCTGTCGGTATAAGGGATGATTTGATTGTAGGTATGATTTTCGCACGATTTCTCAAAACCTCGATGGAGGTAACCGATCTCGCTGACTGCACAGGTAATGTTCTCACCATCGAGTGCCACAAAGGTACGAATAGTTCCATGACTTGCAGGGTGTGCAGGACCTAGATTAAGAAACATCAACTCTTCTTGTGAAGAGTACCCTTTGGTTTTAAGTCTTGGAGTCATCTCATCCATCAAATCGTCACTCTTATGACAGAGTTGTCCTTGTGTGATGGGATAGTCTTTGCGTAAAGGATGCCCTACAAACTCTTTGTGATTGAGGATGCGCTTTAAATTAGGATGATTTTTAAAGTGGATGCCGTATTGGTCCCAAATTTCGCGTTCCGCCCAATTGGCACTTTTGAAAAGTGATGTGATGCTTTGCGTTGCAAGCGAGCTATCAATGTAGGTTTTAAGTGTGATGAGGTTTTGAAAATGCTGATCTCGTAAAATATAAATAATCGCAAAACGTTCGGGTTGGTTTTTTTGATGCAAATAATCAACTGCCGTCATATCGACCAAAAACGTATAGTCGTCTTTTTCAAAAAGGAGTTGTAATGCTTGTAAAATCAGCTCTTTTGGAAGAACAAATGCACCGTTGCTATCGACACGGTAGTGTTCTTGGAAGAGTGCTTTAAACGCTTTAGGCACCAAGTACTCCTTTAAAAACGCGTTTCGCACGGTCTTCTAACAAGCTTTGTGAGGCTTGAATTTTTTGAATCTCTAAAAGCGCATCTAAAAATGCTTCCGGACGAGGAGGGCATCCTGCCACATAAACATCCACAGGAATGATGCTATCAATACCTTGCATGGTGGTATAGTTATCGTAAAATCCACCACTGCAGGCACACGCCCCAGCACTGATGACCCATTTTGGTTCACTCATTTGGTCATAAATCTTTTTCAAAATAGGTGCTTGTTTATAGCTGATCGTGCCAGCGATGATGAGTAAATCAGCTTGTCGTGGAGAAAAGCGTACGACTTCTGCGCCGAAGCGGGAGATGTCATACTTACTGCTTGCCACACTCATAAATTCAATGGCACAACACGCTGTTCCAAAAATATAAGGCCACATAGAAGATTCTCTTGCCCATGCAATGGCACTGTCAAGTTTTGTGGTGATGAGGCTTTCCCCGAAAATCGCTTCTGCTCCTACTGCCATGTGAGTGCCTTAATACGGTAGATGTAGATAAGTCCAAAAAGAAGTAAACCGATAAAAGTAAACATCTCAAAGAGTCCTAAAAAAGAGAGTTCTCTTACATTTACAGCCCATGGAAACATAAAGACAATTTCGACATCGAAAAGAACAAATAAAATTGCAACAAGGTAAAACTTAGCGCTAAAACGGCTTTCACTACTTCCTACAGGAGAGCTAATACCACTTTCGTACACACTGTTTTTTGCTTTATTTCCAACGTTTGAAGGTCCAAACTTTTTACTGAGTAGAAAAAGTGTGGGAAGAAGAATAACCAGTAGAGCGACGATACATGAAGCCAAAATGAGTTCTAAGGACATGAGCGCATCTTTTATTGAAATTGATCCATATTAGCCAAAGAATTTTAAAATATACGTAAAAAAAGAAAATCAATTTTTGTTTGCTGAACAGAGGAGGTCTTAAGTGATTTTTTTATAAAATAGGCTCCAAAAATCGTAATGAATTAATGAATAAGAGGGGATGTATGCGCTATCTGGTCTTTTTATCTCTGTGTGCCTTGGCTTTATATGCTGCAACGGCTGAAGATATTTATAAAATTTACAAAACAAAAGGTATCAATGCTGTCGAGGATTTTCTCAAAAAAGAGTTTGAATCCAAAGAGGTAAAAGAAGTACCTGTTAAAGAAGTTAAAAAAGAGAAAGAAGAGCCTAAAGAGCCTGTGGTTAAGTTGGGTCAGAAAAAACAACCTAAACTCAAAATGCCAACCGAAAAAGAGTCAATGGCACGTGATTATTGGTTGAAGCAACTTAAAGGCGTCGAAGTTGGTTATGGTTACTATGAAGATGTTGAGTCACTAATTGTATGTGAAAAAGATCGTAAACGTTGTGAAGTGTACCACAATGAAGACGATGGTCTAAAACTTGTTCGTGCGCACGATGATGTTATTATGGGTAAAAGTGGTGACAAAATTAAACGAGGTGATCTTAAAACTCCAGTAGGTGTTTATGAAATCACTAAACGTTTTAAACCGATGGATCAATTCTATGGACCATTGGCATTTGTCCTTTCTTATCCGAACTTATTTGATGTCTTAAGAGGCAAAAACGGTGATGGTATTTGGATTCATGGTATGCCTATAGATGGTAAAGATCGTGATGATAGAACCAAAGGTTGTGTTGCGTTTGAAAACAACCAACTTGTTATCCTTGATACTGAGATTAACGCACAAAGTGCAGTTGTTATCATTGGAGAATCTAAAGTTCCTAAAATGTCTCGTGAAAATGTTGCAACGATTTTGACAGAAGTATATAAATGGCAACATTCTTGGAAAGTTAATGATATTAATGCCTATTTGAATTTTTACTCCAATGACTTTAAAAAGTCCGATGGATCAGGAAAAGTACAATTCTCAAATATGAAAAAGCAGATTTTCTCTCGTAAAGAGAATAAATCAATTGTATTCGAACATATCAGTGTTGCACCTTATCCAACAGTGGATGAGCGTAGACTCTTTAAAGTTTCATTTTTCCAAACCTATAAAAGCCCATCATTTGCTTCAAAAGGTGAAAAAGAACTTTATATCGAGTTAGTTGGCGACAAAATGCAGATTTTGGCAGAAAAATAAGGTTCACATATGAATCCAAATGAAATAGATATTGATAAAGAGCTTGAAAAACTTATCGAAGCAAGAGATGCATTTATGGCTTACTTTGATGAAAATGTTCCAAAAGACAAAAATGGCATAGCCTTTGATTTTTCAAATCATCCAACCTTGGATGCAAAAACAGTGTATGAGCATTTCTATAAACTTGATTACCAAGCCCGAAAAATTCGTGGTTTTGTAATTCGTAACCTTGGGGTGAAAGCGTAGAGATATGGCATTTATTACGATTAATAAGGCGCACTTTTTTCACAATCTTGATGTGTTGTGCGCAAAAGCTGGGGGCAAAACAAAGCTCATGGCGGTATTGAAAGATAATGCTTATGGGCATGATCTTAGACTTATGGCATCTCTTGCTTCAGAGTACGGTTTAAAAAGAGCTGCAGTTAAAAATATCTCAGAAGCAGAGCAGATTGCTGATCTTTTTGAAGAGGTTTTGGTCTTGGTCGATCATCCCACTTCTGAAAAACTTTCTCCTTCTATTTCTCTTGCAGCGCATTCATATGAGGCGTTGCAAGCGCTACCTTCTGGAACTTCCATTCATCTGAGTTTTGATTCTGGTATGCATCGCAATGGCATCAAAGAAGATCAAATCGATGAAGCGATGGCTTTAATTTATGCTAAAAAACTTCATTTAAAAGGTGTCTTCACACACTTTAGAAGTTCCGATGAACTCAGTAGCGAATTTTTCTGGCAAAGAGCCAATTTTGAACGTGCTAAGAAACGTATTAAAGCATTGATTGAACAGTATCAATTACCTCACGCCTTGTTTCATTCATGCAATTCATCTGCACTCCTTCGAACACATACTATAGGTGATGATGACTATGCGAGAACAGGTATTGCGATGTATGGTTATACAACGTTAGATCCTCTAATTGCTACATTTGATCTTAAACCCGTCCTTGCGTTATGGGCAGAAAAACTCAGCTCTCGTGTACTCAAAAAAGGTGAACGTGTTGGCTATGGCGGTGTGTATGAAGCACCAGTGGATGAAGTGATCTCAACGTATGATATCGGTTATGGAGATGGTTTTTTCCGTTTTGATGGCTCTTCTCCTATCGCGATGGCAGATGGAAGCCTTACAAAAGGGCGTATGTCTATGGATAGCTTTTGTCTTGGTGGTGATGCGCAAAAGGTATGTATGTTCGAAGATGCTAATCCTTTAGCAAAACAGTTTCACACCATTAGCTACGAGATTATCACCAAACTCTATCCCGCGTTAAAACGCGTTGTGATTTAACTC includes the following:
- a CDS encoding NuoM family protein, whose amino-acid sequence is MSIGILSIIIFLPMISAFLLMIIPLSSRPTRNIAFGVSLVIFALALYIYAHFELTGTLQFKEFYPWIKSYGISYSLGIDGFSLIILMLIATLIPSAYLLLWNNARSKSYWINMLFIQSGISGTLFSLDLFLFYFFWEAMLLPVFMIIGLFGSGNRVFSTLKITIYTIMGSLFMFVSILYLGVAHYYEFGMWSFALSDLINITTIAREHKILLFFGFMLAFAIKIPLFPFHSWLLQTYSNSPTGGVFLLSSIMAKLGVYALVRFMIPLFPDLFVEFSAYFVALGIFGLVYFGIAAICQMNIKKMFAYSSASHLGLITAGVFALNVQGMMGSSFLIVAHAIATGGLFLLVGVMERHLGIRSLSALGGIATKAPWFTLYFAIMLFCTVGIPGTNGFVAELLIVLGIFHYNPYLGVLSALTVLVAASYMFWVFQKAVLVKSDNDVSQMKDLSAHEIIGLFPLAFLILAMGVYPDLFLYKIEPTLQYYLLDILHVGVQ
- a CDS encoding NADH-quinone oxidoreductase subunit N; amino-acid sequence: MQWVQLGYLLPLIIVGAGAILLMLLSPLEKITMERFSLFTSLILLLALGADFYYFGKLFTAFPMQEIFSKMLIVDSYSVYFDAIILSGALVTALIGTHYFQDKRHFKKEFFSLFLFSVFGMMFLVHANELLTAFIALEIASLALYVMIGFQKIHDKRVEASYQYLVLGSISGAFFLLGSAFIYAGLGTTILGDMGKTLDLLIGKDVSLIIIGSTFVLVTFLFKISAFPFQNWTIDVYDGSPLPVTAFMAATFKVAIFGFVLRLMLIDLDPIRDIWDTLFIVVILATLLYGTFLAIIQESLKRMLAASSIVHTGYLLIAFVSIGYAGESASSSIIYYLVAYFLSAMGAFGLISYIAADEHIRVKYEDFRGFAHVHPYMAAMLSIFMLSLAGIPSTIGFVGKFYIFTGAIEAGYTFLAVCGIIATFISIYYYFKLIALMYFYPACESEWDHVPSLKGITPITIGFIAIAIIWGGIGNTFIAYFPGVDFLIESARLSYMSLFIK
- the nuoF gene encoding NADH-quinone oxidoreductase subunit NuoF, whose product is MVVKLVSKNFDIPEAYTLPVARENGRYASLEKLFSMSPDEVTSEVEKSGLRGKGGGGAHTGEKWRLIPKNNTKPVYLVINADEGEPGTFKDRQILEFDPHLLIEGIICSSYAIGAHHAYVYIRGEYVFWMNRLQHAIDEAYAAGILGKSILGHEYALDITVHKGAGAYICGEKTALLESLEGKRGHPRLKPKGKEPEWFFGNPTVVNNVETIASVPYIINEGYGAYQMYGTKESPGTMLFGISGHVEQPGVYELPYGTSMKEVIYDLCGGIKDGKKLKAIIPGGSSVQILRADEIEDITLDYESLKAHGSALGTGGMIVMDETVSIPEVMKNLFEFYHHESCGQCTPCREGTGWVDHILAKILAGRGNKEDYQTILDACDMLNGKTICVFAPSVAFIAQSYLKKFPEEFEALLK
- the nuoE gene encoding NAD(P)H-dependent oxidoreductase subunit E — encoded protein: MNTFSFNHANEEKFNALLERYPNKNSLMLPSLWMVQYQEGWISLDAMSYIAKKLECSAMDVYSVASFYTMFNLQPIGTYHLQLCKTLSCMLAGSKTLQEHLQNRLGIKAGETSQDGKFTLSLVECLGSCGTSPCMRLNDDYIENLTVEKLDALLEELQNGR